AGTCATTTGTTCTTTAAAGATCACAATACTTCCTTATTGGTGTTCCACACAAGTAAATCAAATTATACACATTCCTTTTGGCATCCACAAAGATCACTAACTAAAGCACAAGTGTTCTATGACACCAAAGTCACAGCTGAGTAGCCTATGTGCCAGGATGAACATCAGGTTGTCTGTGGAGTAATGTTTTTAAAGTAAAGTAGTGTAATGTTATTGATTCTCAGCTAGACCTCATTGCTTGAGGAGAAACCACCCAACGAGGTATTAGTTTTAAAACATCAAGATGTGACTCTCACATCATAATTCGTGCCATGCTGCTCAGTCAGTTGCATGGAGGACATTACCTGACATGTTTTCCACAAAGCCAACCAGCATTTGTTTCACAGCTTTTTCTTCTGGTTCTTCCTGTGATTCATAGTTCTCATCGTGACTGCGCTGCTTCTTAATCAAAATTTCCTGTTTTGTAGGTAAAACAACATTACACTATTTTTTTAGCTTTTGTTTTTCAAACTAAAGACCAAAGGTGTTTTCTGAATAACCACTACTGATCCAAGGGATCATTTGCTTGCAGCATTAATTTACTTTCTGGAAAGCACGGTAATGTTAGTTTCCCTTTATACTCATTCTGTCCCTGCGCCTTAGCCTAATGGCTGGCTGTgaatacattttaaacattaaCAAAGCAAGAACATGGGAGGTTCGTTAAATCAATACCTTAACAATGGAGAGTTTTATTGCGGCAATCTATTTTTCAGTTTCTGTGACTGTAGACCAGTGTCAGGAGTAGGGTTATAGTAATCATAATTTACATCATTCACTATTTAGAGTACATTTTTTACATCATAcagtaaattatgcaacaaaaaaaTCACAGTACTACCTAataacaaaaagaagcaatagtaaCATTTTAAAGTACTAAGGGGTGTAAAAACTAGTAGGGAAGATGTGCAGCGTACTGTCTTTATCGATATTTGAAGCTGTTTGCAGCACAAGGCTGCTTGATTTCAAGCGAGTAAAGTTTAactcattgaatatatatatatatatatatatatatatatatatatatatatatatatatatatatatatatatatatatacatatatatatatcccaacctTCGAATGCTCAAAAGGAACTCaaatggcccaagaggggtggtgcagagaccggcacgagcaagccggtatttataaatccaacaaaacaaaaaattatatatattgcacgctcaggattcagagaaagtgaaaaacaggtttaatcaaaacaacgcgtttcggctgacacagcagccttgatcacgtaatGTTTAACTATAGTTTAGCCGTCCATGTTCGCTTCTTGACTGATATTACTGTTATCCAGTGCAATGATAGTGAATTTATTGATCTTGGGAAAATGTAAGGATGATTAGCCTAGCTTGTACACACATGTGGGAATTGCAGGTGAATAGTAAGCAGGAGATTACAACCACACCAGTTAGGCCTTCACATTTCCTTACCAAACTAGCAGCCTGTTTACCTTACTCTTGTTCTGATTTCCATTAGTTTGcaatttgcaaacttcaaaatttaaaATGATCTTTATTGAGGGCAATAATTAGCAGATGTCAGTGCTCTGAGCATATCTCAGTGCCTGTAAACATGGATACCTTGTCTACAATTCAGCTTCCCCGATAGCTGTCACAATTCAATTCAATCACCTGTGTTGCTTAGGACACATTTCTCTTCATTATAAGTACATCTGCCTCTCATTTAGACATTTATCCTTGTACACATTACTGCTTCACTGCACATCTAATTCTCTGCACTTTTTTTCCTGTACTAACATTTTCTGTGCACACCAACACTTCACACCTATCTTATTTCCCCTGACTAATCCCAGTCATTTTTTATGTTAAGAATATTTGTTGAGTGCCCCCACTGAAATTCTTTGCCACTAAGAGAGTTATCCAGGCCCCACAATAATCCAATGAAAGCAAAGATTACTGCATGAAAAGCTCGGTTTCCAGATGCTTCCTGAACCTCATCAAACAGtattcaaaatgaagatgttaaACGAACTACAGAAATTGTAGCAGCAACTGAAAATGTTTTGTCACCTATTATTATTGTAGCCATGTCTAGTTAGTAGACCTTAAAGCTCGGTATGGGGGTGTGTTTGTTGCTTTTGGGAGCCACGAAGTGAGAAAATGTTAGTGCTTATCCATGTGAACTATAATAGGAGCTGTAAACATAATTGTTTTTCATAGTTAATATATGATGGGCTCGCAGTATAGTTGTGATAAGGTTTCTTTTTTCTGAGGTGAGTAGGAAGTCTTTCTGCCATGTTCTGTACCAGTTTCAGCACTATATCTGCACTTCCCTCCACAAATCCAAATATCTTCCACTTCCTGTGCCCTGTCTTCTCACATCGTCCCAAAACACAAATCTATCCTTCAGAAGCATCTCCCTCCTCCATGTAGCTCTCCAGACTCCATACGGAACATTTCAGCCAGGTATATAACCTACATACATTTACACATTactcttgttcccccccccccccccccaccccaccaaccagctCTTCCGCCAACACATTCTTCAGAACCAACACTGTTTTCCCAGCCATACAGACATAGGGAATAGAAAGATTGATACTGAGCTGCTCTATTGATatgatcaaatgtttttttttattgctagaCTGAGATGGGTTTGTGTTTGCTTTTTATAATCTGTGCCTGTGCACTCCCATGCTTTACAACATGAGTTTAAACTGAAAAGCATATTAATATTTAATTTTGCTGAAGAAAAATATGATCACCTTTTAGAATGGATTCTGCTTTACATCTTTATTGTTTATGTTCTAGGATATCAACGGCCAGCCTTGCATTGTTTGCCCATGGCACAAATATAAAATTGCCTTGGCAACAGGGGAAGGATTTTACCAGTCGATAGATCCTAAATCCCCTTCAACAATGCCAAAATGGTGCTCTAAAGGAGTGAAACAAAGGACCCATAATGTCTCTGTAAGAAATGGAATTGTGTATGTGACTTTATCGAACATGGGTATCAGCTACGACTCTGATTACTATTCATCTGAAAAGTACAAAAAGACAATGAAATTAGTTCAGAAGAAATAGTAGAGAGATGACCCACAACCATCTCACTTTGGGATTGATTGGAATTCAAACATAATTAGATTCTACCTCATCACATATTCTTATGTTATTTGTAGGAAATCTGACTTCAGCATGGTCACTCGGGATTTTTCATCTTTGCTGGGTCCTATTCTTGTTTGCTGCCTTTAAACGTTGTACAcactacccctgctaaccagtaataCAGGGCTTGTGCTCCCCCCCTTTTAACCTGGTTGAATTGGCATACTCTTacttggtatatttaacttgcctataagtccctagtgtagtgtATGTTGAAAAATTTCCTCATGGCCACCAGTAGacagcagcacctattgtgccatcaagTATAGTGGCAGTGTAAAGAGGGCTTCAGGCTTACCCCTGTAGCCTGACTGTAACAGTAGAAAACAGTCTCTGCGACCTATCAGTTTTAAACAACTATTAATAGGTAAAAACCTTCCTTTATTAATAGGTCACCCCTAGGTAGGCCTTGTAGCACATTAGGCAGGATGCACACCATTTGAAAATAGGAACTGTAGAAATGTAAACTTAGCCTGTCCTTAAAGTGActagcccccaaaagctattttcactataggAAGGCTGACTGGTCCATGGAGAAACACTGAGAAAACCATATTAAATACTAATAATGTATCACTGGAATCAGACCAGCTAGAAACATAATTAAACCACTGCTTTTAATAGTTACTGAAAATCTAACTCAGTGGTGAACTTTTAGAAAGCTACCATTTCCCTGTGAAACCTTCAGAAGGCTAATTAGCATCGGCCTCTGCCAGCTCTTGGCCTGTGCTTAGGTTGAATAGATGTAAAATTCCTCCCAGGAGAAAAcagtaggctgacctgaatgggtaaAGATGACTTCTCTAATTtccacagaatatgcagggtgggaaTTGTGAGGATTCTTTTTTCACACTTCTGTGTCAATTCCTGTTTTCAGGGCTCTATTAAGCCAAATGAAACACTTGAGGCATacttgaaagagagagagcaggatGCTAAGATAGTTCTTGTGGTCCCCctttctggttgctgaaggaccctgcttttgttcTACCATATTTTAGTccctgggtttgttgtgggtagagTTCTTGCCTTGAACTGTATTTTAGtatttgatgatggaggaaattaggATTACCATATTACTTACACAGCCCTCACAGCTCCAGTTTAGTGTGGTCGAAGACGTTTGCCATTTTGAAAATACTCAAATATGCCATTTTGtgcctgtttgcagtaaggcaaacacaaacatttgaaaaagtGTGTAGAGTTGGCCCGGCAACTTTTACCATATCTGTCAGGGTGTGCCCAGGAGTTACCCACACCCTTTACCTGGTTCCAGACATAAATGtggtacccacttcagaaagctttCTGGACCtacggaagatcagaagaggacctggtgtctgatctgagaggagccctgaaggaaggAACCTGCTCCCTCCTGTATCCAGGACAAATAAGTGGACTCCAAGGTTAATTTGACTGATCtcttgtgtggctacagggagacaagAAGCTGAGAGAGGCGTTTTCCTGGAAGTACCTAGCTGACCAATGGCAGTTGGATCTGGATTCGGACCCTCTTGTTGGCCTCTTCCTGACAGACTGGTAGTCCTTAAGTgcctcctgtaggaagctggctctatatatactatatcaaaatgagatataaggtgcacagagtccaggggttccccaagaggcttaacaataatagataatactaacgctctatttgtgataatgtggtcgagcagttaggcttatcaaagggtagtgttaagcatttgttgtacacacagagtaagtgaaaacacacactcaatgacttaactccaggccaataggtttttatatagaaaaatattcacttgtttatttatttttagaaccacaagattcatttagcaggtaagtacattaaatgaaaggtactgtgcacagtaatagttgagactttgaataggttcaatattgtacacattaaaatggcaaaaagctgttttaaaagtggacactgcaattttcaacagttcctgggggaggaaagtaccacacttatgggttcagtctccggggcataggtagcccaccgt
The genomic region above belongs to Pleurodeles waltl isolate 20211129_DDA chromosome 1_1, aPleWal1.hap1.20221129, whole genome shotgun sequence and contains:
- the RFESD gene encoding Rieske domain-containing protein; the protein is MNPTNPNNIAQKKEEPSAIGVGTVEEIKKSKRVTAVIKERDIVVFHHEGIFYAMDLRCYHAGGPLNLGDIEDINGQPCIVCPWHKYKIALATGEGFYQSIDPKSPSTMPKWCSKGVKQRTHNVSVRNGIVYVTLSNMGISYDSDYYSSEKYKKTMKLVQKK